One Manduca sexta isolate Smith_Timp_Sample1 chromosome 26, JHU_Msex_v1.0, whole genome shotgun sequence genomic region harbors:
- the LOC115448492 gene encoding peroxidase: MFHTPELRLLPANFSEGFTLRKTSSGKDFPLARYVRSLLLKVGDGIDKKFTTAVSYCVEYIFADIGSIHDVENYVLETTNCCQAEGKSNPMCTPNLIPVNDNVHRFSGYDCINMTRPKTFQTEGCAPSSTVPARITKATTYMDLSSAYLHANLSAISDHRTFEGGKLKVEVVNGISLPSDAVEGTTCFIKQARETGCRRNVPNTILGTNLFSAWYWRFHNLVADALAKMNPCWDDEKLFHIAMDINIACYNNMVFYELYAALLGKENMINQGILGCDDGHRDVYDKTILPGTFTEYGYMLRWFHVTQDGKQELYDKENNFLGTTQMVNFSLRVQDLAYDNNMVGITHGLFLQPAGAFGDGTAHPDLTDLGLGPLQKTLDIMTNDLAKGRYFGFTSYLQYRDFCTNYEIKHDSFDDLKYLMDEEKIDELRRIYEDPWDIELMAGVWAENLMEGAWVPPTAHCIISHQLKRFVVTDRHWYERPNRPYAFTPEQLKEVRKGSYAQLLCAVGDDVLKVQPNAFLRIGPGNELVSCDEIPQVDLSVWKDESCNCE; this comes from the exons ATGTTCCATACTCCTGAATTAAGACTGTTGCCTGCCAATTTTAGTGAAG GATTTACACTTAGAAAAACAAGCTCGGGCAAAGATTTCCCGCTTGCAAGATACGTACGTTCGTTGCTCCTTAAAGTAGGTGATGGGATAGATAAAAAGTTCACCACTGCTGTCTCGTACTGCGTAGAATACATTTTCGCTGACATTGGATCCATCCATGACGTTG AAAACTACGTCTTGGAGACAACAAACTGCTGTCAGGCTGAAGGAAAGAGCAATCCTATGTGCACGCCAAACTTAATACCAGTAAATGACAACGTACACAGGTTCTCTGGCTACGACTGCATTAACATGACCAGACCAAAAACATTCCAAACAGAAGGTTGTGCTCCATCTAGCACTGTTCCTGCTAGG ATTACTAAGGCAACGACATATATGGATCTTTCTTCGGCTTACCTACACGCCAACCTCTCGGCCATCAGCGATCACAGGACCTTTGAAGGTGGAAAGCTGAAAGTTGAAGTTGTGAACGGAATTTCTCTGCCGAGTGATGCCGTTGAAGGCACTACTTGTTTTATAAAGCAAGCTAGAGAGACCGGTTGCAGAAGAAATG ttccgAACACCATTCTTGGTACAAATCTTTTCTCAGCTTGGTATTGGAGATTCCACAATCTGGTAGCAGACGCTTTAGCCAAAATGAATCCTTGCTGGGACGACGAGAAACTATTTCACATTGCGATGGACATCAATATTGCTTGTTATAACAATATGgtgttttatgaattatacgCGGCATTGCTTG ggAAGGAGAACATGATAAATCAGGGCATTCTTGGCTGTGATGATGGCCATAGAGACGTGTACGACAAAACCATCCTACCTGGAACGTTTACTGAATACGGATATATGCTTCGTTGGTTCCACGTGACACAAGATGGCAAACAAGA ACTTTACGACAAAGAGAACAACTTTTTGGGCACTACTCAGATGGTGAACTTTTCTTTGCGTGTGCAAGATTTGGCTTACGATAATAACATGGTGGGGATCACACACGGTCTCTTCTTGCAACCTGCCGGGGCCTTCGGAGACGGCACCGCTCATCCTGAC TTGACGGATCTTGGCCTCGGTCCCCTGCAGAAGACTCTTGATATCATGACCAACGATTTGGCGAAGGGAAGGTACTTCGGTTTCACCTCATACTTGCAGTACAGGGACTTCTGCACTAACTACGAAATTAAGCACGACTCCTTCGAcgatttgaaatatttgatggaCGAAGag AAAATCGACGAGCTTCGCAGGATCTATGAAGATCCATGGGATATTGAGCTGATGGCCGGTGTCTGGGCCGAGAATTTGATGGAAGGAGCCTGGGTGCCTCCTACCGCTCACTGCATAATTTCACACCAACTGAAGAGATTTGTGGTCACTGACCGCCATTGGTACGAGAGACCCAATAGACCATATGCTTTTACTCCTG aacAATTGAAGGAAGTAAGAAAAGGATCGTACGCTCAATTGCTTTGCGCCGTGGGAGATGACGTGCTCAAGGTTCAGCCTAACGCCTTCCTGAGAATTGGACCAGG AAATGAACTGGTGAGCTGTGACGAGATACCGCAGGTAGACTTGAGTGTATGGAAGGACGAGAGCTGCAACTGCGAATga
- the LOC115448487 gene encoding peroxidase yields MLAQVFLAVLLAKASVGIRYDSFSGEKASDELLEKYRSQNIIANCTTDVVLPCDENEPRRLDGTCNNPNYPSAGGYLTPLLRSLSPIFGKNQEPRDSASGEPLPLERKVRKRMLFEGKASDPEYTQLLTYTAAFTFADTGSVHDTMNFLTETTHCCTAEGKNHPMCAPIEIPNDDDTLRYSGIRCLNLTRPKTFQTSKCAAANTEQSRIESNTASYDLSFVYGSNIPIPDYRMNERGMIKYEEEDGSMWPSSEGPHNVTSCMANVVENGEKRCFGVVQGSILPVTLAIVWFYRLHNIIAAELAEINPHWSDDKLFYTARDICIAINNQMNYYEVMPELMGKDLIEKYKLHAKHGGFRDIYDPKKKPQASFDFIYGMRWFHIAQEGTVKLYDEENNYLSSDRATNMSLRVGFFSKDNKFSQITRGAVLQPAGGRDRAVDPDISGLGLGGMQHSTDLTTADLRKGRLFGLQPYVNYLEYCGSKKPTSWKELAQHLGWEYVEQLREIYNDINDVDLLVGLWGEKGGKQGFVPPTLGCLLGEQMYNEIVTDRHWYERPNRPYAFTEAQLKEIRKANYAAFLCTVEPKIKTMTRHPLRRVSALNPLVSCSDIGKWDLRAWQEFEQDC; encoded by the exons ATGTTGGCACAAGTTTTCCTCGCCGTTTTACTGGCGAAGGCCAGCGTGGGAATACGTTATGATTCCTTCAGTGGAGAGAAGGCAAGCGATGAGCTTCTAGAGAAGTATCGCAGCCAAAATATTATTgc GAACTGCACCACAGACGTCGTTTTGCCATGCGATGAAAATGAACCCAGACGTTTGGACGGAACATGCAACAACCCCAACTATCCCTCCGCTGGTGGTTACCTCACTCCTCTTCTACGCTCCTTGTCGCCTATCTTTGGCAAAA ATCAAGAGCCAAGAGACTCCGCAAGCGGAGAACCCTTACCTCTTGAGAGAAAAGTGCGCAAGCGCATGCTGTTCGAGGGAAAAGCTTCGGATCCCGAGTACACTCAACTCCTCACATATACGGCTGCCTTCACCTTTGCGGATACTGGATCAGTTCACGATACGA TGAACTTCTTGACGGAGACCACGCATTGCTGCACAGCCGAAGGAAAGAACCACCCCATGTGTGCGCCCATTGAGATTCCCAATGATGACGATACTCTCAGATACTCTGGAATAAGATGCTTGAATTTGACTAGACCTAAAACATTCCAGACTAGCAAATGTGCGGCTGCTAACACTGAGCAGTCTAGG aTTGAATCTAATACTGCCTCATACGACTTGTCGTTTGTATACGGAAGCAATATCCCCATCCCAGATTACAGAATGAATGAAAGGGGTATGATTAAGTATGAAGAAGAAGATGGGTCAATGTGGCCGTCAAGTGAAGGTCCCCATAACGTTACATCCTGTATGGCTAATGTGGTGGAGAACGGAGAAAAAAGATGTTTCGGAGTTG TACAAGGATCTATTCTCCCTGTTACCTTGGCGATCGTATGGTTCTACAGGCTGCACAACATCATCGCGGCTGAGTTAGCCGAAATCAACCCACACTGGAGCGACGATAAACTATTCTACACAGCAAGAGACATTTGCATTGCTATTAATAACCAGATGAACTATTATGAAGTGATGCCTGAATTAATGG GCAAAGATCTTATCGAGAAATATAAGCTTCATGCAAAACATGGAGGCTTCAGAGACATATACGACCCCAAAAAGAAGCCTCAAGCTTCCTTCGACTTTATATACGGAATGAGATGGTTCCACATCGCGCAAGAAGGAACTGTAAA ATTATACGacgaagaaaataattatttgagcTCAGACCGCGCAACAAACATGTCACTGAGAGTTGGATTCTTCTCTAAGGATAATAAATTCTCTCAGATAACAAGAGGAGCAGTTCTCCAACCCGCTGGTGGACGTGATAGAGCTGTTGACCCTGAT ATTTCAGGTCTTGGTTTAGGAGGAATGCAACACAGCACTGATCTCACCACAGCCGACTTGCGTAAAGGCAGACTGTTTGGTTTACAACCGTACGTCAATTATTTGGAATACTGCGGTTCCAAAAAACCCACAAGTTGGAAAGAATTAGCGCAACACCTCGGCTGGgag TACGTTGAACAATTGAGAGAAATATACAACGATATTAATGACGTCGATTTGTTAGTTGGATTGTGGGGAGAAAAGGGTGGAAAGCAAGGATTTGTACCCCCCACTCTCGGTTGTTTACTAGGAGAACAGATGTATAACGAGATTGTTACCGACAGGCATTGGTACGAACGTCCCAACAGACCATACGCTTTTACTGAAG CTCAATTGAAGGAAATCAGAAAAGCAAACTACGCTGCTTTCCTTTGCACAGTagaacctaaaataaaaactatgacACGTCATCCTCTAAGAAGAGTCAGCGCTTT gAACCCTTTGGTCAGCTGCAGTGACATTGGAAAATGGGACCTTCGCGCCTGGCAAGAATTTGAACAAGATTGTTGA